The sequence TGCAGGCACATTACAAATGCCAAATGGCATTCTCCTGAAGGTAAACACTCCGTAAGGGCAagtaaatgaagtcttttccctaTCCTCCGGGGCAATAGAAATCTGGTtgtaccccgagtatccatccagaAAACAGAAGTGTGACCTCCTTGCCAATCTATCTAACATCTGATCGATGAAAGGTAGTAGGAAGTGGTCCTTCCGGGTGGCTAGATTTagctttctataatccatgcaaattctccagcctgtGACAGTTCTTGTAGAGATCAATTCGTTGTTATCATTCTTAACTACCGTTATGCCACCCTTTTTAGGTacacattgaactgggctaacccagctactgtcagaaattgggaaaatgattcccgcatctaaccacttgatcacttctttcttcactaCTTCCTTCATATTGGGGTTCAACTTTCTttggtgttccctggaaggtttgtgtccctcttccagtagaattttgtgcatacagTATGCGGGGCTGATCCCTTTTATGTCTGTCATGGTCCATCTAATGGTAGTTTTACACTCCTTGATTACCTGCAGAAGTTGTTgagcctgcacatctaacaaactagatgagataataataggtaatgtggagtcaggtccaagaaactcatacctgagataggctggcaatggctttaactctagctttggtggttcttcgattgatggcttggctggaggagtttctctgtTTTCCAAGTGCAAGGGCTCAAATTCAAGATTTCTATCCCAGAACCCTCTACCCTCTAATTCCATCACCCATCCAGCCAGTTCTTATCCCTTTAACTCATCTAAATTCATTAGGCACGCAGCGAGGGGGTCTTCAATAGTCAGCAATTCATCATCAGTCTCTACGATTACATCCAcgacatcaataagagagcaattggcgaattcacttggttgcctcatagatttatgcacgttgaatgttatctcttcatcaTTTAACCTCATCTTTAActccccagtttcacaatcaaCTAAAGCTCTACCCATGGACAggaatggtcttcccaaaattatggaaaTCTCTTCATCCACTTTACAGTCTAAGAttacaaaatctgcagggaacacaaattttcCTACCTGAATCAACACATCATCCAGAATACTAGAGGGTCGCTTTACCGtcctgtcagccagctgcaacaacttagaggtgggtctagctctttCAATGCCCAGCCTCTTATAAATTGCTAGGGGCATAAGATTAATGTTGGCCCCTAGATCACACAGTGCTTTAGCAAAGGCAAAATCACCAATAGTGCATGGGATTGTAAAGCTCCCTAGGTCAGACAACTTTTCCgcaattggtctagtcaccactGCACTACAGGTTTGAGTAAGAGTAACTGTGGCCAAATCTTGGAAATTAAATTTTCGGGACActaagtccttcatcatttttgcatacccaaGCATCTCTTTCAAAGCATCAATTAAgggaatatttacctggatttgttttaGCATCTCCAAGAACTTCTTGTATTGCTCCTCTTTTTGGTACTTAGCTAGCCTCTGAGGGAAGGGTGCAtgaggtctcttcttcccaatcatTTGGGATCGATCTTTATCAGCTGCCACATCAACCACTGGTTCCTGTGCTATCTTAGCTTCTTTCTCGGTCTCCATTTGAATGTTACTTTCTTTCTGGTCAGGATGGACTGTCACCTCTGTCAGTTTCGTTGATTCATCCAACTCAATGGGCACTGATATGAGTGTCTCAGCCTCCTTGGCTTCTCGAGCCCTTTCTTGCTCGATATCCAAATCACTTCCATTACGTAGGCTCACCGCCATCAACTGCTTCGGgacttgatcttttggatttaccTGGATATCTGTAGGTAGTGTTCCATGAGGGCGATTGTTTAGAGACATCGAATTTTGGCCCATCTGCATTTCAATATTCTTGATCGTTGaatcatgtgcatctactctctCACTAATCTTTGCATTAGACA is a genomic window of Nicotiana tabacum cultivar K326 chromosome 16, ASM71507v2, whole genome shotgun sequence containing:
- the LOC107777215 gene encoding uncharacterized protein LOC107777215, yielding MMQQVIVSNAKISERVDAHDSTIKNIEMQMGQNSMSLNNRPHGTLPTDIQVNPKDQVPKQLMAVSLRNGSDLDIEQERAREAKEAETLISVPIELDESTKLTEVTVHPDQKESNIQMETEKEAKIAQEPVVDVAADKDRSQMIGKKRPHAPFPQRLAKYQKEEQYKKFLEMLKQIQVNIPLIDALKEMLGYAKMMKDLVSRKFNFQDLATVTLTQTCSAVVTRPIAEKLSDLGSFTIPCTIGDFAFAKALCDLGANINLMPLAIYKRLGIERARPTSKLLQLADRTVKRPSSILDDVLIQVGKFVFPADFVILDCKVDEEISIILGRPFLSMGRALVDCETGELKMRRMPFGICNVPATFQRCMMAIFTDMVEDIIRVAFEELKKRLVTSPIIVAPNWEQPFELMCDASDYAMGAVLR